The genomic DNA GCGCCCGGGCGAGCGCCAACTCGGTCGGCCTCGACATCTTCTGGCGCAACCTGCGCACGCACAGCCTGCACGACCCGATCCCGTACAAGAAGCGCGAGGTCGGCATCCACGCCCTGCTCGGCGAACTGCCCGAGCCCACCTGGTACACCTGACCGACGCGGCACCCGACCGGCGCGGCGCCCGACCGGCGCAGCGCCCGACCGACGGAGCACCGATCGGTCGCCACGCAGCCGCGATCTGCGAGGCTGGGGGCATGGCACGCGAACCCATGTCCCCAGCCCGGCGTCAGCAGCTGATCGTCGGCCTCGTCGTCGGCCTGCTCGTCGGCGTCGGCATCAGCCTGTGGACGGGATTCTGGCTGTGGCTCGCCGCCGGTGCCGCCGTCGGACTCGCCGCCGGGGCGATCATGAAACCGCCCGGCGAGTAGCGCACCCCGGCCAGCCGCGCACCCCGGCGACTCGCGCACCCCGGCGAGCCGCGCACCCTGGCGACTCACGCACCCCGGCCAGCCGCGCACCCCGGCCCGCCGCGCAGACCGAACGGGCCGCCGCCCCCGGAGGGACGACGGCCCGCGCTGCGGAGCATCCGCTACTTCTTCTTGCCCTTCTTGGCGAGCGTCTTCTCGTGCACCGGCGCGGTGCCCGACGCGCGCTGCGCCTCGAAGTACGCCCGCGCCTCGTCCTGGCGCTCCTGCTCGGCACCCGAGGCGATCTTGGCGCGCAGGTGCTCGTCGGTGTACCCGAACGCGTTCACCAGGTCGAGGGCGTACGGACGCAGCCGCTCGATGAGACGGTCGATGTACGCGGTCACCGACTGCGCGCGCTGCGGCGAGAGCCGGCCGTGGATGAGGTACCACTCGAGGTGCTTCTCGATGAGACCGAGCCCGAACAGATCGCGCACCCAGGTGAGCACCTGCTTGGTGCCCGCATCGGCGGTGCGCTCGAGCCCGCGCGTGAACGCCTCCCACTGCAGCAGCTCGGCGTGCGCGCGAGCAGCCTCGATGAGCTCGTTCTGGTTGCGATTGAACACCGCCGCGGCGTCGGCCTTCGGCAGCTTCCGCGCGCCGTTCAGACGGCCCGCGATCTCGGCGATCATCGTCTCGACCCGGTCGGTGAGCAGGTCGTGCTGCGCCTTCTCATCGCGCAGCCCCGACACCGAGCGGGCGGTCGATCCGAAGTCGGCGAGGTTCTGCCCGAGACGGCGCAGCCCCGAACCGTGGAACGCCTTCTCAGCGGTCTGACCGACCGCGTACCGGGCGAGCGCGCCGAAGCCGGCACCCTTGAACTGCTTCGAGTAGTCGGTGAGCAGTCGCTTGGCGACCAGCTGCAGCAGCACGTTGTTGTCGCCCTCGAACGTGACGTACACGTCGAGGTCCTGGCGCAGCCCGACGATGCGGTTCTCGGCGAGGAAGCCCGCACCGCCGCACGCCTCGCGCGCTTCCTGCAGCGTGTCGAGCGCGTGCCAGGTCGACAGCGGCTTCAGGGCGGCGGCGATCGTCTCGAGGTCCTCGCGGTCCTCGTCGGACGCGGCCTTGCCGCTGAACACCGCGTCGAACTTCACGAGGAACTCGTCGTGCGCGAACGTCTGCGCGTACACCGTCGCGAGCCGCGGGATGAGTCGGCGCTGGTGCCGGCCGTAGTCCAGCAGCACCTCCTCCTCGGTCTCGCTCGCGCCGGTGAACTGGCGGCGCTGGGTCGCGTAGGTGATCGCGATTGTGAGCGCCATCGCCGCGGCCGCGGTGGATGCTCCGTCGAGCGAGACCCGGCCCTGCACGAGGGTGCCGAGCATGGTGAAGAACCGACGGCCGGGGCTCTGGATCGGGCTCGAGTAGGTGCCGTCCGCGGCGACGTCGCCGTAGCGGTTCAGCAGGTAGTCGCGGGGGATGCGCACGCCCGTGAAGTGCAGGCGGCCGTTGTCGATGCCGTTCAGGCCGCCCTTCAGGCCGTCGTCCTCGCCGCCGACGCCGGGGAGGAACTCGCCCTCGTCGTCGCGCAGGTGGATGTAGAACGCGTGCACGCCGTGGTTCACGCCCTTGGTGATGAGCTGGGCGAACACGACCGCGTCCTTGCCGTGCAGCGCCGCGTTGCCGAGGTAGTCCTTCCACGCGCCGCGGAACGGCGTGTCGATGACGAACTCCTGCGTCGCCTCGTCATAGGTCGCCGTCGTGGCGATCGACGCGACGTCCGACCCGTGCCCGGTCTCGGTCATCGCGAACGCGCCCGGCACCTCGAGCGACATGATCTTCGGCAGGAACCGCTCGTGGTGGCTCTTCGTGCCGAGGTGCAGCACCGCGGCGCCGAACAGCCCCCACTGCACGCCCGACTTGATCTGCAGGCTCGGGTCGGCGACCACGAGCTCCTCGAACGCGGCGATATTGCCGCCGTGGTCGTCCATGCCGCCGAGCTCCTTCGGGAACGCCCGGTGCACGGCGCCCGAGTCGACGAGGAGCTGGAGCTGCGCGAGCACGCGCTCGCGGTGCTCGGCCATCGACTGGCCCTCAATGCGCTGGTACTCGGGCTGCGCCGCGCGCTCGCGCGCCTCGAGGCGGATGTCGGCCCAGGTGCCCAGCAGCTGGCGGCCCAGGGCTTCGACATCGACCTTCGGCCGGTCGGATGCCTCGGAGGCCGCGTTCGCGGGCGCCGCCGCGGCGGGCTGCTGCTTCGTACGGGGTGCGGTGTCAACCATCGTCGGTGCCGTCCTTCTCGATCGAATGAAGACTGCCGTCCACGCTACGGGGGTCGCTCGGCGCCCGGGAAACGGTGCGTGAGGGGCCTACAAACGGCGCTCCGAGGCCCGCGCGCGAGCTTGTCCGCACCCTACAATTCGGCGTGCCCGACTCGGTCGCATCCCCACAACGGTGGACCGAGGCATCCGGGGCCCTTCGTCGGTCAACTGCGGAAGAAGGCACTCGCCTTCCGGCTCCAGAGCAGCAGCACGACGATGAGCGAGAAGAGGATGCCGAGCCACTCCCAGATCACCTCGGGGCGGTTGCCGTAGTACGCGAACACGAGGAACAGCCCGCCGATGATCGACAGCACCTCGACGACCGTGACGACCAGGCGCGCCGCCGAGTTGCCGTTCAGCAGGCCACCGGCCACCAACACCACGATGAGGCCGACGATGATCGACCCGATCGCGGCGGTCAGCAGCCCGCCGGTGCCCTGGAACTGGTCGACGACGGCCTGCACCGGCAGCAGGAACAGCAGCAGGATGCCCGAGATCAGATCGAGCGCCCCCGAGATCCACGCCAGCACCGCCACGACGGTGACCCCCGTCGGTCGAATCGCCCTGTCGGCCATGTGCCCCTCCGCATCGCCTGCACGCCGCCCCTCGCAGCGCTCCCCTGCGGCGATCGTAGCGCGACCGTGCGTCAGTTCGCGGCGACCACCGCGACGAGCGCGTCGCCGTACTGCTCGCGCTTCTTCGCCCCGATGCCCGAGATGCCTTCGAGTTCGGCGATGCTCGACGGGCGCGCGACCGCGACGGCGCGCAGCGTCGCATCACCGAAGACGATGTAGGCGGGCACGCCCTGCTCGCGGGCCTCGCCGGCCCGCCACGCGCGCAGCGCTTCGAACAGTTCGGCCTGCGCCGGTTCGAGATCGGATGCCGCGGGCGCGGCCCGCTTCGCCTGCGCACGCGGTGCGCGTTCGGGCTCGGTGCGCAACTGCACCTGTCGACGGCCGGACAGCACCTCCGCCGATGCGTCGGTCAGCGCGAGCACGCCGTACTCGCCCTGCGACTGCAGCAGCCCCTGGGCCAGCAACTGCCGCACGACCCCGCGCCACTGCTGGTCGCCGAGGTCGTCGCCGATGCCCCAGGTCGCGAGCGTGTCGTGTCCGTACTGCTCGACCCTCGGGGTGCGCTTGCCGCGGAGGATGTCGATCAGGTGCCCGGCGCCGTACCGCTGCCCGCGCTCGCGCTGCAGCCGCACGACGGTCGACAGCAGCTTCTGCGCGGGCACGGTGCCGTCCCACGCGGCGGGCGGCTCGAGGCAGGTGTCGCAGTTGCCGCACGGGGCGCTTCGCTGCCCGAAGTACGCGAGCAGGTTCTGCCGACGGCACTGCACCGTCTCGCAGAGCGCGAGCATGGCGTCGAGGTGGGCGCTCAGGCGGCGTCGATGCGCGAGGTCGCCCGGACTCTCGTCGATCATGCGACGCTGCTGCACCACGTCTTGCAGGCCGT from Agromyces larvae includes the following:
- a CDS encoding acyl-CoA dehydrogenase family protein; its protein translation is MVDTAPRTKQQPAAAAPANAASEASDRPKVDVEALGRQLLGTWADIRLEARERAAQPEYQRIEGQSMAEHRERVLAQLQLLVDSGAVHRAFPKELGGMDDHGGNIAAFEELVVADPSLQIKSGVQWGLFGAAVLHLGTKSHHERFLPKIMSLEVPGAFAMTETGHGSDVASIATTATYDEATQEFVIDTPFRGAWKDYLGNAALHGKDAVVFAQLITKGVNHGVHAFYIHLRDDEGEFLPGVGGEDDGLKGGLNGIDNGRLHFTGVRIPRDYLLNRYGDVAADGTYSSPIQSPGRRFFTMLGTLVQGRVSLDGASTAAAAMALTIAITYATQRRQFTGASETEEEVLLDYGRHQRRLIPRLATVYAQTFAHDEFLVKFDAVFSGKAASDEDREDLETIAAALKPLSTWHALDTLQEAREACGGAGFLAENRIVGLRQDLDVYVTFEGDNNVLLQLVAKRLLTDYSKQFKGAGFGALARYAVGQTAEKAFHGSGLRRLGQNLADFGSTARSVSGLRDEKAQHDLLTDRVETMIAEIAGRLNGARKLPKADAAAVFNRNQNELIEAARAHAELLQWEAFTRGLERTADAGTKQVLTWVRDLFGLGLIEKHLEWYLIHGRLSPQRAQSVTAYIDRLIERLRPYALDLVNAFGYTDEHLRAKIASGAEQERQDEARAYFEAQRASGTAPVHEKTLAKKGKKK
- a CDS encoding HPP family protein, yielding MAREPMSPARRQQLIVGLVVGLLVGVGISLWTGFWLWLAAGAAVGLAAGAIMKPPGE
- a CDS encoding DUF7144 family membrane protein; this encodes MADRAIRPTGVTVVAVLAWISGALDLISGILLLFLLPVQAVVDQFQGTGGLLTAAIGSIIVGLIVVLVAGGLLNGNSAARLVVTVVEVLSIIGGLFLVFAYYGNRPEVIWEWLGILFSLIVVLLLWSRKASAFFRS